Proteins from a single region of Heterodontus francisci isolate sHetFra1 chromosome 29, sHetFra1.hap1, whole genome shotgun sequence:
- the LOC137346269 gene encoding zinc finger protein 239-like, whose product MCGKGFNYPSELKNHRRSHTGERPFACSMCGKGFTQSSVLQTHQRVHTDERPFSCTHCGKGFRQSPHQITHQRVHTGERSFTCPLCRKGFSHLSHLLTHQCIHTGERPFTCSVCGKRFTRSSELLTHQRVHTEEKSFICSVCEKGFNRSSNLLRHQRVHMKLKGVESSVIAAVNHIQD is encoded by the coding sequence atgtgtggcaaaggattcaattacccatctgaGCTGAAAAATCATCGGCGTAGCCACACTGGTGAGAGGCCTTtcgcctgctccatgtgtgggaaaggattcactcagtcctCTGTCCTCCagacacatcagcgagttcacactgatgagagaccattCAGCTGCACTCACTGTGGGAAGGGCTTCAGGCAGTCACCCCACCAGatcacacaccagcgagttcacaccggagAGAGGTCATTCACCTGCCCTCTGTGTAGGAAGGGGTTCTCTCacttatcccacctgctgacacatcagtgtattcacactggggagcgaccattcacctgttctgtgtgtgggaagagattcacacgTTCATCTgagcttctgacacaccagcgagttcacactgaggagaagTCGTTCATCTGCTCCGTGTGTGAGAAGGGATTTAATCGATCTTCTAacttgctgagacaccagcgagttcacatgaAACTGAAGGGAGTTGAATcttctgttattgctgctgttaatcacatccaggactga